One genomic segment of Dehalococcoidia bacterium includes these proteins:
- the larC gene encoding nickel pincer cofactor biosynthesis protein LarC, which yields MTIAYFDLIGGASGDMTLGALADAGLDMAALESALRTLPVRGYRLEAERVRRGALSATRVRVRITRRSKQPRTLADLLAIVRAGKLPTRVREQAAAIFRRLAEVEAKVHDVPVEQVHFHELGAVDTVVDVVGACLGLHLLGVDQVYASPLPLGHGLIRSDDGPLPLPAPATLELAARAKAPLRPDDGTMGETVTPTGAAILTTLAEFRRPAMRLERVGYGAGGRDTPERPNVLAVWLGQPVESAGETPLALLETNIDDMDPRIYGHLMERLLEAGARDAWYTPIQMKKGRPATMVSVLATPDLEGALVGLLLRETTTLGVRVRDVRRHEAQRESVTLKTSLGEVPVKVKRIEGKAVGATPEYDVCRRIAREKGMPLVDVLRRVQREAEAKLLKGGDKRA from the coding sequence ATGACCATTGCGTACTTTGACCTGATAGGCGGCGCGAGCGGCGATATGACGCTCGGCGCGCTGGCGGACGCCGGGCTGGACATGGCGGCGCTGGAGTCGGCGCTTCGCACTCTGCCCGTGCGCGGCTACCGCCTGGAGGCGGAGCGCGTGCGGCGCGGCGCTCTCTCCGCCACGCGCGTCCGCGTCCGCATCACACGCCGCTCCAAGCAGCCGCGCACCCTCGCCGACCTGCTCGCCATCGTCCGCGCGGGCAAGCTGCCGACGCGCGTCCGCGAGCAGGCGGCGGCCATCTTCCGTCGCCTGGCGGAGGTCGAGGCCAAAGTCCACGACGTGCCCGTCGAGCAGGTCCACTTCCACGAGCTGGGCGCGGTGGACACCGTCGTGGACGTGGTCGGCGCGTGCCTGGGCCTGCACCTGCTGGGCGTGGACCAGGTGTACGCCTCGCCGCTGCCGCTCGGCCACGGCCTCATCCGCTCTGACGACGGCCCGCTGCCTCTGCCCGCGCCTGCCACGCTGGAGCTGGCCGCGCGCGCGAAGGCCCCCCTTCGGCCCGACGACGGCACGATGGGCGAGACGGTCACGCCCACGGGCGCGGCCATCCTGACCACCCTCGCTGAGTTCCGGCGGCCCGCCATGCGGCTGGAGCGCGTCGGCTACGGCGCGGGCGGGCGCGACACGCCTGAGCGTCCCAACGTGCTCGCCGTGTGGCTCGGCCAGCCTGTCGAGAGCGCAGGGGAGACGCCGCTGGCGCTGCTGGAGACGAACATTGACGACATGGACCCGCGCATCTACGGCCACCTGATGGAGCGGCTGCTGGAGGCGGGCGCGCGCGACGCGTGGTACACGCCCATCCAGATGAAGAAGGGGCGGCCCGCGACGATGGTGAGCGTGCTCGCGACGCCCGACCTCGAAGGCGCGCTCGTCGGTCTGCTGCTGCGCGAGACGACGACGCTGGGCGTGCGCGTGCGCGACGTGCGCCGCCACGAGGCGCAGCGCGAGAGCGTCACGCTCAAGACGAGCCTCGGCGAGGTGCCGGTCAAGGTGAAGCGCATCGAGGGCAAGGCGGTGGGCGCGACGCCGGAGTATGATGTGTGCCGGCGCATCGCGCGGGAGAAGGGGATGCCGCTCGTGGATGTGCTGCGGCGCGTGCAGCGGGAGGCGGAGGCGAAGCTGCTCAAGGGCGGCGACAAAAGGGCATAG
- a CDS encoding NAD-dependent dehydratase — translation MSKTALVIGGTGPTGPFVVNGLMDRGYTVTIFHGGFHEVEFKRPVEHIHNDPHFKETFEAALGTRTWDIVIFAYGRLRLAVDVLKGHTGRLIALGGATGTAAQPDDPRWGPFGMPAYVSEDNTIIEDNPNRNKFGYQMAEAQAALLQAHKEGHYNATYMGFPIVYGPRQPGPHEWSIIRRVLDKRPHFIIADGGIKLESRAYVENAAHALLLAVDKPDISAGKKYGMADDNIFTMRQRIEAIANYMGHKFEFVDMPFDLAVPCHVLWRNARGHRIRNLQKIRADLGYRDVVAADEAMRRTVDWLVKNRPEPGGEAEIQLGDPFDYAKEDQLIRAWKDWRNMFPRVDYPVLPPAHMYRHPKKPNEPWTRPDHWATGRGEKPK, via the coding sequence ATGTCGAAGACGGCGCTGGTCATCGGCGGCACCGGCCCCACGGGGCCGTTCGTTGTGAACGGACTGATGGACCGCGGCTACACGGTCACGATCTTCCACGGCGGCTTCCACGAGGTCGAGTTCAAGAGGCCGGTCGAGCACATCCACAACGACCCGCACTTCAAGGAGACGTTCGAGGCGGCGCTCGGCACGCGCACGTGGGACATCGTCATCTTCGCCTACGGGCGGCTGCGGCTGGCCGTTGACGTGCTCAAGGGGCATACGGGCCGGCTCATCGCGCTGGGCGGCGCGACCGGCACCGCGGCGCAGCCGGACGACCCGCGCTGGGGGCCGTTCGGCATGCCCGCCTACGTGTCGGAGGACAACACCATCATCGAGGACAATCCGAACCGCAACAAGTTCGGCTATCAGATGGCGGAGGCGCAGGCGGCGCTGCTCCAGGCGCACAAGGAGGGCCACTACAACGCGACGTACATGGGCTTCCCCATCGTCTACGGCCCGCGGCAGCCCGGCCCGCACGAGTGGTCCATCATCCGCCGCGTGCTCGACAAGCGCCCGCACTTCATCATCGCGGACGGCGGCATCAAGCTGGAGAGCCGCGCCTACGTGGAGAACGCGGCGCACGCGCTGTTGCTGGCCGTGGACAAGCCGGACATCTCGGCGGGCAAGAAGTACGGGATGGCGGACGACAATATCTTCACCATGCGCCAGCGCATCGAGGCCATCGCGAACTACATGGGCCACAAGTTCGAGTTCGTGGACATGCCCTTCGACCTGGCGGTCCCGTGTCACGTGCTCTGGCGCAACGCGCGCGGGCACCGCATCCGCAACCTGCAGAAGATACGGGCTGACCTGGGGTACAGGGACGTCGTCGCCGCCGACGAGGCGATGCGCCGCACCGTGGACTGGCTGGTGAAGAACCGTCCGGAGCCGGGCGGCGAGGCGGAAATACAGCTCGGCGACCCCTTCGACTACGCGAAGGAGGACCAGCTCATTCGGGCGTGGAAGGACTGGCGGAACATGTTCCCGCGGGTGGACTACCCGGTGCTGCCGCCGGCGCACATGTACCGCCACCCGAAGAAGCCGAACGAGCCGTGGACGCGGCCCGACCACTGGGCCACCGGCAGAGGCGAGAAGCCGAAGTAG
- the rnhA gene encoding ribonuclease HI, whose translation MDDLTHVIIYTDGACLGNPGPGGYGALLINGDRRQHISGGYRLTTNNRMEIMAAIVALDALRSRCRVTLYSDSQYVVNAMSKGWARKWRLNGWMRNKDERAINPDLWERLLQQCERHDVEFKWVRGHAGIDGNERADRLSMQGAQKPGLPPDIEYEKTAGGPARR comes from the coding sequence ATGGACGACCTGACACACGTCATCATCTACACGGACGGCGCCTGCCTGGGCAACCCGGGCCCGGGCGGCTACGGCGCGCTGCTCATCAACGGGGACAGGCGGCAGCACATATCGGGTGGGTACCGCCTCACCACGAACAATCGCATGGAGATCATGGCCGCCATCGTCGCGCTGGACGCGCTGCGCTCCCGCTGCCGCGTGACGCTCTACAGCGACTCGCAGTACGTCGTCAACGCCATGTCCAAAGGCTGGGCGCGGAAGTGGCGCTTAAACGGCTGGATGCGGAACAAGGACGAAAGGGCCATCAATCCTGACCTGTGGGAGCGCCTGCTCCAGCAGTGCGAGCGGCATGACGTCGAGTTCAAGTGGGTCAGGGGCCACGCGGGCATTGACGGCAACGAGCGCGCCGACCGGCTTTCCATGCAAGGGGCGCAAAAGCCCGGCCTGCCGCCGGACATCGAGTACGAAAAGACCGCCGGAGGCCCTGCGCGCAGATAG
- the rlmN gene encoding 23S rRNA (adenine(2503)-C(2))-methyltransferase RlmN, translated as MPSSSLPSTFFDLTLDELTERLRGMGEKTFRAKQLYHWVYRRFAASYDEMTDLPAPLRQRFVEELPLRSLKRVVVQESKDGTTRKALFRLRDGHTIETVLMLYLPKKGGAWRRTVCVSTQVGCALACSFCATGQMGLARDLSAGEIVEQVIAFARELRQEGLAKEEQPVTNVVFMGMGEPFANLDGTWKSVHILNDKDGYALGARHITISTVGIVPGIQRLIKEKVQVNLAVSLHAPNDEIRSRIMPINKRYPVDELLKACREYVDATHRRVFFEYLMIRDLNDGIEHAHELGRKLYGMTCHVNMLPMNPVPGSDMRGSPPARVNAFGEELRKWGIRSTVRFEKGVDIQAGCGQLKTAVERGREKAGAR; from the coding sequence ATGCCTTCATCATCTCTCCCTTCTACATTCTTTGACCTAACGCTGGACGAGCTGACCGAGCGGCTGCGCGGCATGGGCGAAAAGACCTTCCGCGCAAAGCAGCTCTACCACTGGGTCTATCGTCGCTTCGCCGCGTCCTACGACGAGATGACCGATCTGCCCGCGCCGCTGCGCCAGCGCTTCGTGGAGGAACTGCCGCTGCGCAGCCTCAAGCGCGTCGTGGTGCAGGAGTCGAAGGACGGCACGACGCGCAAGGCGCTCTTCCGCCTCCGCGACGGCCACACCATCGAGACGGTGCTGATGCTCTACCTGCCCAAGAAGGGCGGCGCGTGGCGGCGCACGGTCTGCGTCTCCACGCAGGTGGGCTGCGCGCTTGCGTGCTCCTTCTGCGCCACCGGCCAGATGGGCCTTGCGCGCGACCTCTCCGCCGGCGAAATCGTGGAGCAGGTCATCGCGTTCGCGCGGGAGCTGCGCCAGGAGGGTCTGGCGAAGGAGGAGCAGCCCGTCACGAATGTCGTCTTCATGGGCATGGGCGAGCCGTTCGCCAACCTGGACGGGACGTGGAAGTCCGTCCACATCCTCAACGACAAGGACGGCTACGCCCTGGGCGCGCGGCACATCACCATCTCGACGGTCGGCATCGTGCCCGGCATCCAGCGTCTCATCAAGGAGAAGGTGCAGGTCAACCTCGCCGTCTCCCTGCACGCGCCGAACGACGAGATCCGCTCGCGCATCATGCCCATCAACAAGCGCTACCCCGTTGACGAACTGCTGAAAGCCTGCCGCGAGTACGTGGACGCCACCCACCGTCGCGTCTTCTTCGAGTACCTCATGATCCGCGACCTGAACGACGGCATAGAGCACGCCCATGAGCTGGGGCGCAAGCTGTACGGCATGACCTGCCACGTGAACATGCTGCCCATGAACCCCGTCCCCGGCTCTGACATGCGCGGCTCGCCTCCGGCTCGCGTCAATGCCTTCGGGGAAGAGCTCCGCAAGTGGGGCATCCGCTCAACCGTCCGCTTTGAGAAGGGCGTGGACATCCAGGCGGGCTGCGGCCAGCTCAAGACCGCGGTGGAGAGAGGCCGCGAGAAGGCGGGCGCGCGCTAG
- the tuf gene encoding elongation factor Tu → MAKQKFERTKPHVNIGTIGHIDHGKTTLTAAITKVLSTKGLAKERAYADIAKGGVVRAAGKILTVAISHTEYETEKRHYAHVDCPGHADYIKNMLTGAAQMDGGILVVSAPDGPMPQTREHVLLARQVQVPYIVVALNKMDLAEDQELVDLVELEVRDLLKKYNFPGDDLPVVRVSALKVLECGCGKRECQWCGAIWKLMDAVDANIPVPMRPTDKPFLMPVEDVFGIKGRGTVVTGRVERGTVKVGDEIEIVGFEDAGGAAKNRKVIVTGVEMFHKTLDSAEPGDAVGLLLRGIEREEIWRGMVLAKPGSIKPHTKAESEVYVLTKEEGGRHTPFFTGYKPQLYIRTTDVTGDIALPEGVEMCMPGDNIRMTIRLISPVAMEAGLRFAIREGGRTVGSGVVTKITE, encoded by the coding sequence ATGGCAAAGCAGAAGTTCGAAAGGACCAAACCGCACGTCAACATCGGCACCATCGGTCACATTGACCATGGCAAGACAACGCTGACGGCGGCCATCACCAAGGTCCTGTCGACCAAGGGCCTGGCGAAGGAGCGCGCCTACGCGGACATTGCCAAGGGCGGTGTCGTCCGGGCCGCGGGCAAGATCCTGACGGTCGCCATCTCGCACACGGAGTACGAGACGGAAAAGCGTCACTACGCGCACGTGGACTGCCCCGGCCATGCTGACTACATTAAGAATATGCTCACCGGCGCCGCGCAGATGGACGGCGGCATCCTCGTCGTGAGCGCGCCCGACGGCCCCATGCCGCAGACGCGCGAGCACGTGCTTCTCGCTCGTCAGGTGCAGGTGCCGTACATTGTCGTGGCCCTGAACAAGATGGACCTGGCCGAGGACCAGGAGCTTGTGGACCTGGTGGAACTTGAGGTCCGCGACCTACTGAAGAAGTACAACTTCCCGGGTGACGATCTCCCCGTCGTCCGCGTGAGCGCGCTGAAGGTACTGGAGTGCGGCTGCGGCAAGCGCGAGTGCCAGTGGTGCGGCGCCATCTGGAAGCTCATGGACGCCGTGGACGCGAATATCCCGGTCCCGATGCGCCCCACGGACAAGCCCTTCCTGATGCCCGTTGAGGACGTCTTCGGCATCAAGGGACGCGGCACCGTGGTCACCGGTCGCGTGGAACGCGGCACCGTGAAGGTGGGCGACGAAATCGAGATTGTCGGCTTCGAGGACGCCGGGGGCGCCGCCAAGAACCGCAAGGTGATCGTGACGGGTGTGGAGATGTTCCACAAGACGCTGGACAGCGCCGAGCCCGGCGACGCCGTGGGCCTGCTCCTGCGCGGCATTGAGCGCGAGGAGATATGGCGCGGCATGGTGTTGGCCAAGCCCGGCTCCATCAAGCCGCACACCAAGGCGGAGAGTGAGGTTTACGTGCTGACCAAGGAGGAGGGAGGCCGTCATACTCCCTTCTTCACCGGCTACAAGCCGCAGCTCTACATCCGGACCACCGACGTGACCGGGGACATCGCCCTGCCCGAGGGAGTGGAGATGTGCATGCCCGGTGACAACATCCGCATGACCATCAGGCTCATCTCGCCCGTGGCCATGGAGGCCGGACTGCGCTTCGCCATCCGCGAGGGCGGCCGGACGGTGGGCTCGGGCGTAGTCACCAAGATCACGGAATAG
- the rpmG gene encoding 50S ribosomal protein L33 — MAKKGDRITIDMACNDCKERNYSTSKNKRNDTGRLERNKFCSRCGGYRPHKEVR; from the coding sequence ATGGCCAAAAAAGGCGACCGCATCACCATAGACATGGCGTGCAACGACTGTAAGGAGCGCAATTACAGCACGTCCAAGAACAAGCGCAACGATACCGGCCGCCTGGAGCGGAACAAGTTCTGCTCCAGGTGTGGTGGGTATCGTCCTCACAAGGAGGTCCGCTAA
- the secE gene encoding preprotein translocase subunit SecE, which produces MGGERPKLNLPGVRFFQDIIAELKRVVWPTRQDAMRMSMMVIIVSVAVGLALGVVDYIFTVVVDRILIGGA; this is translated from the coding sequence GTGGGTGGAGAGCGCCCCAAGCTCAACCTGCCCGGCGTGCGCTTCTTCCAGGATATCATCGCCGAGCTGAAGCGAGTGGTCTGGCCCACCCGGCAGGATGCGATGCGCATGAGCATGATGGTCATCATCGTCTCCGTGGCGGTGGGCCTGGCCCTGGGCGTCGTTGACTACATCTTCACAGTTGTGGTAGACCGGATACTGATTGGCGGCGCGTAG
- the nusG gene encoding transcription termination/antitermination protein NusG has protein sequence MTMTETQQKAQQTTTAQAADTEAKWFVVHTYSGYEERVRRNLTQRIETMDVKDRIFEVVVPEESIVELRDGQRRERKVRVYPGYILVKMVMDEKSWFVVRNTPGVTGFVSAKDEKDRDVPIPLSDDEAQGILKRIQEKIPKIKVGISKGQTVRIKEGPFVDFIGTVDQVFPDKGKVRVLVSFFGRETPVEMDYFQVEKQ, from the coding sequence ATGACCATGACGGAAACCCAGCAAAAGGCGCAACAGACGACTACGGCCCAGGCCGCGGACACCGAGGCCAAGTGGTTTGTTGTCCATACGTACTCCGGCTACGAGGAGCGCGTCCGGCGCAACCTCACGCAGCGCATTGAGACCATGGACGTCAAGGACAGGATATTTGAGGTCGTGGTCCCGGAGGAGTCCATCGTCGAGCTGCGGGATGGCCAGCGGCGCGAGCGCAAGGTGCGCGTTTATCCCGGCTACATTCTCGTCAAGATGGTCATGGACGAGAAGAGTTGGTTTGTGGTGCGCAACACCCCCGGCGTGACCGGCTTCGTCAGCGCCAAGGACGAGAAGGACCGGGACGTGCCCATCCCGCTCAGCGACGATGAGGCCCAGGGCATCCTGAAGCGGATTCAGGAGAAGATACCCAAAATCAAGGTGGGGATCTCCAAGGGCCAGACGGTGCGCATCAAGGAAGGGCCGTTCGTGGACTTCATCGGCACCGTGGACCAGGTCTTCCCGGACAAGGGCAAGGTACGGGTGCTGGTCTCCTTCTTCGGTCGGGAGACCCCGGTGGAAATGGACTACTTCCAGGTGGAGAAGCAGTAA
- the rplK gene encoding 50S ribosomal protein L11, producing the protein MAKKVKTIVKLQITAGKATPAPPVGPALGQHGVNIMAFCKDYNERTAQYAGSIVPVEITVFEDRSFTFVTKTPPASDLLKKALGVEKGSGTPNRLKVGKLPRSKIREIAQAKMKDLNASDVDAAMRIVEGTARSMGIDIV; encoded by the coding sequence ATGGCTAAAAAAGTCAAGACAATCGTCAAGCTCCAGATTACGGCGGGCAAGGCCACGCCGGCGCCGCCTGTCGGCCCTGCCCTGGGCCAGCACGGCGTCAACATCATGGCCTTCTGCAAGGACTATAACGAGCGGACGGCCCAGTACGCCGGCTCGATTGTGCCTGTCGAGATCACCGTCTTCGAAGACCGGTCGTTCACGTTCGTCACGAAGACGCCGCCCGCCAGCGACCTGCTGAAGAAGGCGCTGGGCGTGGAAAAGGGCTCGGGCACGCCCAACAGGTTAAAGGTGGGCAAGCTGCCGCGCTCCAAGATCCGCGAGATCGCCCAGGCCAAGATGAAGGACCTGAACGCTTCGGACGTGGACGCCGCCATGCGGATTGTCGAGGGCACGGCCCGCAGCATGGGCATAGACATCGTCTAG